tggtagctcggatcatcatttaacccgggttggttatgatcacgaatcatgacataaggttctTTTGAAtggaacaagggttaaaaggtgaaactctaccacacacgaatcatgaacttgtgtaaaagtgttttacttgtgaaatagtatttaaaactagcagatctacgtatctgcaggtggtattttcaaagaaccacgcatcacagaaatcatgttttctaaaaacggatcttacacttacaagtatgatttttagaacacacaagtgtgtaagcacttgtgtaacacaaaagtttcgacaaaataacaatttttgtaaaagtgactagaagttgtaaagacggattttctctaaaaacgaggtttttacgagatcgaatTACTTTATAtgaagatccactaaatataaggggATCTACactataattttagaaaactacaagttcatgaaatttcTACAAATTACATACTTGTTAACTAGTTTGTTGCgttgaaaattgttttgattgaatgaagaagttgttgaattgttttgtaaaagaaaatgataggAGGGATTCGAACCCCCGACACCGTGGTTCGTAGCCATGTGCTCTAATCCTCTGagcgcttgaaagcgtggccacctccagttacagaggaaactctggcgaaatttttccaaaaacctaacacttagaaatattttcactataagtgttagaaatactttttgacatgttttcaaaaatataagtttctccacgactttatttacaaatatcggaggtaGGATTTTCACAACTCGAacacgtgataaatatatatttatttagtaaatatattttctcaCAACATTATTTGTCactattttgtgaagtgtataaatattatttttagagtaaaaataatatttacgaacgataacgaatccaaaataatacgaacgctttcacaataaatatataagttacatcggtaattattattaccactcgatcgttaaaacgtaacttacgcattatacggaaatatttatgaacgcgtagttttgtcgacgtattattttggggaaattatgtgaaatgaaaatataatatttttgagaaaaatatttatattttggaattggaaaaTAAACATATAttaagtaagacttaataatatatttcgagcacacatgtattaaaatcccccatccttgggaaggagattaattaccaagtatgcatagaacgtaaacacgaaatagttgtctaactatttcctaaaacgtaaaccataaagctaaggcacggccgtccgtctaatagagttagtacatgtaggtcgttgctcAGCTGCGTGATTTGGAGTATACTtagtagagacgcaccgactgtgagttcatgtccccctttttctcttaactgttttcagttttctaaacggcgggggtgaaatacatgttactttgattatgaatacttattacatggtatggttagcgtaaggagggttattacctagatcatgtgaatgggtaggctattatcgtaagaccattaatccttgtataaggaccgagaggcatgagtgatagatctatcgggtgttgcgagccccacgcatgagccagcgtgtggctgcatgtggtgactatgtcgttccgccggaaggaccggtatgaaattcgcgttacaggtttgagtgcttcctaggccatttcacttattaatgtattagctacacattaattgatctctttttccttactgctacataccaggaattttcatacatacagacattttacaaaggttttacttactcactacacatgaactcgctcaacattattgttgatttttcaacttacatgtatttcagggaattaaaggatctggcacggtatggcacgttttcccgctgcactagtacgaggtcatccgggtttagggaatgtgactctttcctggacaagtcacagtccttaaactgtgtttatgtttatgtttgctgaacaatgtttatgtcgttagggtgTGTTTCCGTTGATTCAAtgttattgtatttggttttaaaacttaaatgaatggatgatcttgcatggtttttattcatatagctttgttatggttaagctatggtattaagaagtcacaccaaattaaccacgcttccgcaaagccagggtgtgacaatatgtgatttcgtttgaattgtaattccgcatgaaacgtAATTTCGCTTGTGTGTATGATTTCGTATGAGATGATTTCGTTTGAAtgctgttttggtttgaaaaattttcaaagtgtTTAACTTGGTCTTATGTTGTATCTTTCAGGTTTCGAATGTGCTATTTGATCCACTACACAACATTTGTTGTGTTTATGATAAAGAGATTCCAAAGATGGCTGGATTCACAGGGATTCTAGAGTTCATGGGAAGGTTACCGATTCAGAAAGCCTTGACGAATCAACATTTGGTATTCAGATCACACATTGAAAGATTCTGGAAAAATGCAACATATGACGAAGAAAGTAAAACAATCAATTCGATTGTGAGCTTAAACGGCCAAGATAAACCAATAATTATCACAGAGCAGCTTGTACGAGAGGTGATAAACTTTTCGGATGATGAGAATTCTCCTACAAAGTTCCCAGAGAGGTTGGTAAAAGGATGCATGTTGCGGTTGGGTTACAATGGTCCACTAAACAAAGCCAACTACTTGAAAGCGTGTTTTCCAAGGCTTTACAAGTTTCTTATCCATTCAGTCCTGCATGCTCTCAGTCACAGGAAGGGAGGTTACAACGTGATGAGAGACTATCAAATGAATATGGTGACAGCTCTTGTGTTGAATAAGAAGTATAACTTTTCAAAGATTATATTTCATTACATGGTAGAAAATATCACTTCAAAGAGCAAGACTTGGGTTTATCCCAGATTTGTGCAGATGATGTTAGACCATGCGTATCCTGATTTGGAGAGAGATGAAAAGAATGATTTGTTGGTGCAGTATCACATGGATAATGAGTCTTTGAAGCAATTGGCCAGATATCACCCAAACCATCCAGAGCCATCAGCAAAGGTTGAATTCTTTGGGTTCATCAAAGACAAGAATTATCAAGATCCAGATCCAATCAATCATCAGAACTAGAGGAATGAtaaagaaatgaaagaaaagagttatgctgatgaGTTGAAAGTACTTGAAGATTTCAAAGAATCTAGAAACGAGTGGTTCTtgaaagaagagaagaagaagaagagcagGAAAGCAACTCCGAAAGTTCAAGTAGAGGAGGGTTCATCTTCTCAACCGAAGAAAAAGTGTCAAAAGAAAAGTGTTGAGACTATGCTTGTTGATGAATCTGAGGAAGAAGCAGAAGCTGAAGataaagctgaagctgaagcagaAGTTAATGTTGAAGGAGATGTTCGTTTGACTCCCGAATCTTCAAAGTTATTGAAAGCTATTAGTAAAGAACTTGCAGCTGGCGATGAAGAAGGTGACGATGAAAATAAAAGTTCTTCAAGCTTGTctgatgaagaaattgatgaaaGAGAATTAAAGCTGAGATTGAAAAAGAGAAACAGCTTAAGAGAAAGAGGAAAGAAGATAAAGATGATGAATTATACAATCCATCTCCTGAGCATGTTATAGATTCTCAGACACCGTCATCGTCTGGTGGTAGGAAGAAAGCAAGTGCTAGAAAGCGTGTGACTTCTCCACAAGCAGCATGGAGAAAGTTGATTGTCAGGTTTCCTAAACGCACACCGAAATCAAAACCAAgtcaaccaccatcaccaccacctgaacCATCATCACCTCAATCACCACATAAAtcaccaccaaaacaacctacaccaccaccatcacctccaccacaTTTTTCACCACTACATCATTCACCACCACATCTATCACCACCACACCAAGCACCAATCCAAGAACAACCTGTTGTTACTTCCCAACAAATCTTTCAAACTCTACCATCCACACAACCACCTGTCCAAATTACACCTGGTTCTTCTGGTTACAAAACTTTTCCAAATGTTCCGGAGGGTATTTCTCTTGAAGAAATTGGAGATTTCGACTTTGCTAATAATGAGCAAGTGAAGAGGTTagaaaagaaagttgaagaagtGTTGATTGAAAACAAAAGGTTGGTAGATCGTGAGAAGAAATTGGAAAAGCGTGTTAAGTCTGTGGAAGCTGAAAATTCTTCATTGTTAAAGAAAGTTGAAGCTGATCAGACAAAAATTGATATTCTTAAAGTCAAAGTTGCTGAGTTAGAAGAAGAGAAAGCACGTAGAGATGAGCAGAATAAGTACTTTGAGTTAAAGAACAAAGAGTTGGAAGCTGCTAAAGCAATGAAAGAACACGAGATTTACATGATGAATAAAGTGTTAGAAAACTTGCTTGGAAAGTCTGTTGAGTAGAGATTTGAAGAGATTGAAGTTGAAGAGGTTAGAGCTCGACGTCAAGCTGAAATTGATGCTCAGATGAAGAATAAAGGAAAGTGTGTTGAAGGTGTTAGTGAAATTGCTGAAAGATCAAttgttccatcttctgtttctGAATCACCTATTCAGAATCCTCGTCCAATATCTGCTGTTTTCGCTATTTTTGAGGAAGATGTATTAATTGATGATGTTATTAATGATGAGGAAGATATCGAAGAGGatgatgacgaagaggatgatgatgaagacaaGGCAGATGATGTGGACGATGTATTCTCTGCAAGTAGTcatagtgatgatgatgacgacggtCAAGGTGGTACTGGTGTTAAAGTCACAGAAGCATCTAATGAAGAGAATGTTGAAGATTATCTTCATGATGATATGAATGAAGAGCCTGAGGATGCTACAGGTGAGGGGGAGAACGTTGAGGATCAGAATATTGATAAACGAGAAAATTTGATTTTGCGTCTAGAGCCTGAAGTTGAGGAAGGAGAAATGAGGCATACTTACACCATGAATGATATTATCGAGATGACGCGTATTGCTGATCCTAACTTCAAGTTTGACTTTGAAGAAGAGTTGAATGCATTTGATGTCAACCAACAGCCCAAGTATCAGTACAAGTATGTTGATGAAGCTGATAACTATGACAGGGTTGAGGTCGAAGATTGTAGTGATGAAGAAACTTCTGAAAATGTTGATACGTCAAACTTTCCAACTCTTGTTGAGTTTTTCAGTCAAGAGAACGTCGATGAATTGAGAAGGAAAGTTTCAGAATGTCTGAAAGATAAGAACTTTGATGGTACAACGAAAGATGCACAGCGAGAAGAACGCAAGAAGTGGTTTAGAAAGAGTAATGAACGAAAGTTTAAGCGGCCATTGAAGTATTATAAAAGAGACAGGGATGTGTCACTGGGGGATATTATCAGTTGGGGATTTCTGCCTCAAGTGAATGTGTATGCTATCAGGAGAGAATTTGGAGTGCAGTACTTTGAATATATTCAGGATATCATGTCACTTCCTTGGTGGGATGTTGAAGAATTGTCGAAAGTTAGAACTATGGATTATCCTGTTCGAAAGCATGATGTACCCATCTGGGGTCTGATGAAATTCGAAGCTTTCAGAGGATTCAAGCATTGGAAACCTCATTACCCAAAGAAGGTGAGGAGAGTGAATCCTGAAACTGGAAATGAGGAAACGATCTTGCATGTGAAGAAGCCTAGAGTTATAAAGAACATTCCAGTACCAAAAATGGAGCAAGATTTTCATAAAGGGTTCTTGTATTGGGTATACAGCTGTTTGTCGACTGAAGCTGTGATCACCTACAGAGCTGAAAATGAAATCAGACACATCTTTGTGTATGATCATTTGTGGTTGGTTAAATGCTCAGCAAAGGATATAGAATGTTTGTTTGTTAACAAGATCGGGTTTAAAGCTGAAGATAAGGACTAGGCTATGCAGTTTCAGAGGGTTGTATCCATCTGTTTTCAGAAAGGGATTAATGCTGAAAGTCAATGGTCATCTAAGTGGCGAGAGATTGAGAGAGAAGAAGCTCAAAAGGCTgaaaaagaaaggaaagctcgtgAAGACAAAGACAACATGCTACGTCATACTGTGGTTCAAAGAGTGGCTGCTGAAGAGAAGAAAAAGGTTGACGAGAACGAGAAGCTTAGGAAGCTGTTGATGAAAAAGCCTAAGCCGAGAGAAGAAAAGTTCAAGTCATTGTGAAGAAAGCGTTGAAGACcaaacaaagtgtcaagtataacaagtgtccgcctccgatctgggaaggttattctcccagaaaacaaGATTTAGAACAAttcaaaaaggcagtcaatataaagttaaagtctgaaacaactgatgaattacctgACAACAATGACGTTACATTttcagcgtctgacactgatcatgagtccgagttaattaagaatgtggtcgatcaggtgttagataaggatgaagagtcaaagtcggagtctaaatctgaaacGTTGAGTTCGTCAGACAACAGTCCAAGTTCACCGGTTaaacgggtttataataaagattTTCTAATgtcaaagaataatttgaatgacgaaacattcaacgttgcatatactttgaatgattctgacaaattattttctgatgaagaatttgcAATAAGAaatgtcaaaactgaaatgataaacaaggttttcaaattaacagaaattaatatttctgaaataaaagatgtaaatcttaaagaaaaacctaaaaaatatactttaagagttcaacaaagactgaacaagaaaaagggttacagttctggttatggttttcaaaagaaaccaaaccataatggtaatttcaaaaagaaaggtttaggttttattcctctagaaaattataaaaatgagaaaatatataaaccaaaaactaaatttgtttcaggtacaagttcAGAGGAAGAGAAGGAGAAAATGTTCAGGAAACAGTCAAACAAAGAGTTtctcgctgaaagaaagaagaataTGTTGAAAGAATCTGAAcgaagagttgaaagaagaacctgtttcaaatgtcaagaggttggacatattgcttggaattgcccgaagccaaccaacacaaaacagaaagtttcttCCAACTTGAAATTTAAaaagaaatgtgttgataaaaatgaacaaccaacagaaaaatttaaagagttcaaaaattcgactttcgaagttggtgaaagttcgaaactgttttacaaaagaagagcaaaattgaacaaacaaaaatgggttcTTAAAagttcagatgatagttctggtgatgaatctgactcgtcaaagttaGAGGAACCACATGTTGTGAAAAGTGATGAGAATTCTGTTCCAacaatggatgatgaaaattttccaccattgtcaaaCGGAAACTTGAAATCAAAAGGTATGtttgagatttcagatcaattcttttctaatgagaaagaatttgatgttgaaaaagctcttaatggtaaaacattacatatttttggaaagatggtcgACGGGAAGGTGAAAGgagtaaaagatttttatgaattAAAGAGGTGGAGTTACCCACCAAGTGAAAATAACTCGGATGcacccaaggctggtcgggcTTGGGTGACAATGTTCTctacttaaaatcctgacttgccggagctcccaagttggtaatcgtggagcatgaatcggcgtCTTTCTCAAAATTGAAAACTGTCATATTTCagcttacaagtggtattgttgataagaacctacaaatggttaatcaaggtcattaagttgaacttgatttaactttcatacaagtggttgagAAAACAGTGTGATGAAAACCCCGATCTTACAAGTGttttcaacaaaacttattttccgaaaaaaccattttgattaaaacaaacttaagtgttttgaaatcataatgggaaaatagtttgttttcagggggagttctgattgtttatgccaagtgaatggcgaattgaagcaattcacatcggtTTATCAAAtcttctttaaatggttttgaattttagggggagtaagaaatttcagaaaatccaaaaacattagaaaatttgaaaaatctaaaaatatcgaaaaaatcaaaaatgagttttgttgtgaaaaagaggaaatgatagtacatcagtagactatcacagcatgctaaagaattggaaagtcaaatgtgataaacggtctcactaatgatatgccagtaggtttttatacattcagtagattgttttcgagatataaacctaaattcgaatagcttacttatctcgtggggaacatctctcggatatataggtagcccccaaaatcttgtttgaagggctttctatttctgacatactaggtttTTGTGCgagatgatatctggggtattataccaggacttctgattttgcgggagcaatagcctagtcctcgtataatactctgcactgctttaaatcataaagctcaccctcagcataaaaaatgatgaaacattgaaaaatgatattcatgtgttgttgaagaaaagatccctaaacgggacacaccgaaagacgagccatcatctctttgtctgaacggaagttctaacctaagctctcatggtctcgcattacccgtttacagatatcattagtgtaccttcacctgtaagactaaatatagaagtctggatacaggagtatattctgaggtggtacacgcgaataagttaagtcattaaaacactaatctcgtatcttgaaacaattgaactttgtgtgaaaatttaagtggaccagtatactaacaatctaagtgaatcgtttagaacataaaatgtttaaagcttaacggtgttagtgatttgtctcagaaactgatatgatcctcttacacaaactcacaaaaatattatctgaaaatatttctttactgcttttcattaaaaacaaaaatccaaaaatattgcgTTTTTatcataaaattttgaaaaatcaaaaagattttatttcatcttattttcgacaactgatgttggaaagctgattgtcaaaatttcaagtgctaatcatgatgaacgacaacaggtttgggagagtttgttaAAATGAGAAAAGAGTTCGAAACGATTAAATGGTTTATCAAGTTGAAACCAAATTTGAATGTTTCACATACAAGTGATAAGCAGGAACTCTAACTTTGTTAAATCTTATCTACTGTGAATCTTATTGTTAGGTAGAGAATTGGGCAGGTTACAGAGAGCCAGGTGACGTTCCTGAGACTGTGAACGcttcaaaacaagatccccgagtctaagcctgagcagagtttgagccaggatACGATCTTAGAACGAGAGCTAAGTCAGATTGCGATCCCGaaacaacttaagggggagtctgttagcaaaGGGGAGTCTAAAGATGTAAGAGCCAGTTTCTGATCCTGAAATTTTGTTAAAGATAGAAGCTGATGAAAGAAAATAGtgattgaaggatgcttacagtGTTAGACACTTTGGAGAGagtgaagactgatcaagactgaagtcttgtcatactgaagactcgacaccgaagacttcgtcaacatccaagggggagtctgttggtgcatatgtctgtcaacttcgtcttgtatcgagtcttgtaattaGATAGGATAAACCAGAGCTTAGTAGTCAAGAAAATAGAATTTTAGAGTGATTAGACCAGTTCACACGAACTGGCAAAGCCAGTTCATACGAAGTGGCACTTCGCATGAACTGGTAATGTCAGTTTCATGCGAACTGGCCAAGTCTATATATAGCTGAGCTTgggttgtcatttgtaactttgtgattCCGGAGCAGAGGTGCTGTTGAAGTGTCTCCAGACCGTGTGAAGTTgtgaaatcaatacaagagacataaTAAGTGATTCTGAGTGTAAATCAAGCTGATACAACATCGATACGTCTgcttccgcctttcgtattgattagaactcttctgatcgactcgtttaggtcgaatctCGATCCTACATGCCATGTTAAAAATGAAGCTATTTTTAGCTAGGCTatatacacggttaaccacccacaaatgacccgctataaccatcaaaactaATTAATCATAACCTCCAAAACCGATCGGTTATTGTTATAGTTATCCATtaaccgacatcgcggttatggttatggttttaggCCAAACCGACCCATACACACCCTTACCAGACACGTCGGTCGGGACTCAAACCCGGGCACCTTGCCCGGTCGTAACTAAGGCGCAACGCATTTACCAGCTGAGCTACAACACTTATTATGCTAAAACCCGGTTTGTTTGCCTTATAACCTAACCCGAACCGAATCTGTTGTCTCTTCTTCATCGCCTGGCATTACAGCCACGACCCGATCCGATTTCCCTCCAACCCGCTTTGTTCTAGGTCCTTACTTGACCATTTGAATTCTTactgttggtgcataatgtctatagcCTACGTCTAAAGTCTAGGTCATGTCGGTAGCTTGTATAGGGGTCAAAAATGTCAAATATGTAAAGTTTGTGGTTATTTattgtaatttcgcatgaaatagctctttgctatttcgcacgaaattacatagggtaatttcgcatgaactgACATGTGGTAATTCCATGCGTAATTACCTGCCTATATATATGGCATGTAGGCTTctcatttggtacgaaattaggtgaagtgtaacgaagtgctgcccgATTTTCACCGTGTATTCAAGTCTAAAATCAATGAGAAGCTTGTTTTAAGTATCATACTctatttctactcatttcttacacTGATTCTAGGCcgtttgtttgtttccgcctctcaaaCAGTTCTGTGTtgactctgaacgactcattagGTCGCTAAACGATCCTACACGTACAACTTCCAAACGATTCGGATTTATAGCGAGGGGTGACCTCATTTGAATTCGTACAACTTCCAAATTATTTGGATTTATGGCAAGAGGTGACCTATACCACCCAAACGTTCAATAAATCACCCTTAATCAATCTCCATTAATCCTAATTAAAAACTCCATTAATGCACTCAAGAACTTGAAATAGCTcttagggtgtaaggagtggttaaacactttggagtggcaaaccaaaaaaccggCCAATCAGAGTgcgccatgtcaatcagtcaaaagtgtttaaactttgctaaaaagtgttggcaatggtttaaacacttgctgaagcggtaaagttttatttttattttttattttttatttttttgtaatcTAGAATATTTAATATTTAAGTTAATAAATGTAGATTaaatacattaaattaaaaaacaataaagttacataaattaaattaaaaacattaaaattacatttaattaaaaaacaataaaattacattaatttCAAATAAATTAAACTAGTCTTCGTCGGAATCGACCAAAAGGTGGGGTAAATCTTGACTTGCGAGA
This genomic stretch from Helianthus annuus cultivar XRQ/B chromosome 8, HanXRQr2.0-SUNRISE, whole genome shotgun sequence harbors:
- the LOC110870564 gene encoding stress response protein nst1-like, with translation MKEKSYADELKVLEDFKESRNEWFLKEEKKKKSRKATPKVQVEEGSSSQPKKKCQKKSVETMLVDESEEEAEAEDKAEAEAEVNVEGDVRLTPESSKLLKAISKELAAGDEEAEIEKEKQLKRKRKEDKDDELYNPSPEHVIDSQTPSSSGGRKKASARKRVTSPQAAWRKLIVRFPKRTPKSKPSQPPSPPPEPSSPQSPHKSPPKQPTPPPSPPPHFSPLHHSPPHLSPPHQAPIQEQPVVTSQQIFQTLPSTQPPVQITPGSSGYKTFPNVPEGISLEEIGDFDFANNEQVKRLEKKVEEVLIENKRLVDREKKLEKRVKSVEAENSSLLKKVEADQTKIDILKVKVAELEEEKARRDEQNKYFELKNKELEAAKAMKEHEIYMMNKVLENLLGKSVE